The following are encoded in a window of Paenibacillus polymyxa genomic DNA:
- a CDS encoding pseudouridine synthase: MERLQKILAQAGVASRRKCEELIQAGSVEVNGVVVTELGTKADPDQDMITVKGRPIKTEKKIYLMMNKPKGVITSASDPEGRKIVSDYLKGVKERVYPVGRLDYDTEGLLLLTNDGEFANLLTHPKHHVPKTYVATVKGVPHGTELDKLKKGIVLEDGITAPAEVEYKDVDPNGKESVIQITIYEGRNRQVRRMFEAISHPVIRLKRIAFGDLLLQNLKRGLTRPLTKDEINRLIQLAKSDNTKKKRTGRGS; the protein is encoded by the coding sequence ATGGAAAGATTGCAGAAAATATTGGCCCAAGCTGGTGTAGCTTCCAGACGTAAATGTGAGGAGCTTATTCAGGCGGGCAGCGTGGAAGTGAACGGGGTTGTCGTAACTGAACTGGGAACGAAGGCAGACCCTGATCAAGATATGATTACGGTAAAGGGACGCCCGATCAAAACCGAGAAAAAAATCTATCTGATGATGAACAAACCTAAAGGAGTCATTACGAGTGCTTCCGATCCGGAAGGCCGTAAAATCGTGTCAGACTATCTGAAAGGCGTTAAGGAACGCGTATATCCGGTAGGACGTCTCGATTACGACACCGAAGGACTGCTGTTGCTTACCAATGATGGCGAGTTCGCCAATCTGCTCACCCATCCCAAGCATCATGTGCCCAAGACATATGTGGCAACTGTCAAAGGCGTTCCGCATGGTACTGAGCTGGACAAGCTGAAAAAAGGAATCGTGCTGGAAGATGGCATTACTGCACCAGCCGAGGTAGAATATAAAGATGTAGATCCGAATGGTAAGGAGTCTGTGATCCAGATTACCATTTATGAAGGTAGAAATCGCCAGGTAAGACGGATGTTTGAGGCCATTTCACACCCGGTCATCAGACTCAAGCGGATTGCCTTCGGTGATCTTTTGCTACAAAACTTGAAGCGCGGTCTGACCAGACCCTTAACCAAGGACGAAATCAACCGTCTCATTCAACTTGCCAAATCAGACAACACGAAAAAGAAACGGACAGGACGGGGGTCATAA
- a CDS encoding spore maturation protein, giving the protein MLNFINLVSTWAIPVILAFIPLYAYAKKVPVYDSFVDGAKDGFSTAISIIPHLVGMMVAISIFRASGALDYLISWVTPWIKHWGVPGEVLPLGLLRPLTGTGSLAFTTDLIRTYGPDSMIGRIASTIQGSTDTTLYVLTVYFGAVGIRNGRYALKVGLFSDVVGFVAAIAICLLVF; this is encoded by the coding sequence ATGCTTAATTTTATAAACCTCGTATCGACTTGGGCCATTCCGGTTATTCTCGCTTTTATTCCTTTATATGCATATGCTAAAAAGGTACCTGTCTACGATTCTTTTGTGGATGGAGCCAAAGACGGCTTTTCTACCGCCATCAGCATTATTCCTCATCTCGTAGGCATGATGGTGGCGATTAGCATTTTTCGAGCATCCGGCGCTTTAGACTATTTGATCTCCTGGGTAACCCCATGGATTAAACACTGGGGTGTACCCGGTGAGGTACTGCCTTTAGGCTTGCTTCGTCCATTGACGGGCACCGGTTCACTTGCGTTCACGACGGATCTAATTCGCACTTATGGCCCGGATTCCATGATCGGTCGGATCGCCTCAACGATTCAGGGCAGCACAGACACGACGCTATATGTGCTAACTGTATATTTTGGTGCGGTAGGTATCCGCAATGGACGGTATGCTTTGAAGGTAGGACTATTTTCAGATGTGGTTGGTTTTGTGGCAGCCATTGCCATTTGCCTGCTTGTATTTTAA
- a CDS encoding nucleoside recognition domain-containing protein: MIHLIWVALICIGFIFAAAQGNIEVVTKAAFDGATTGVTVCFGLISVLVFWMGMMRLAEDGGLLQKISKLLSPLVAFLFPDVPRNHPAMGYILSNMSANLLGLGNAATPMGIKAMQELQTLNPDKQTATPAMCTLLALNTASITLIPTTLIAIRLNFHSAHPAEIVGTTLVATAIATFAAIAADRWYRSRELRRRPPAIPPSQTSLAPLISSAPTSAASSTTLPVSSPAVPRTGITAAKGRDTTWKG; this comes from the coding sequence ATGATTCATCTCATATGGGTGGCTTTGATTTGTATTGGATTTATATTTGCCGCCGCGCAGGGAAATATTGAGGTGGTGACGAAAGCAGCTTTTGACGGGGCAACTACGGGGGTTACAGTGTGCTTTGGACTGATAAGTGTGCTGGTGTTTTGGATGGGCATGATGAGGCTGGCTGAAGATGGTGGGCTCTTACAGAAAATATCCAAGCTGCTTTCTCCTTTGGTTGCCTTTCTCTTCCCTGATGTTCCGCGTAATCATCCCGCTATGGGTTACATTTTGTCCAATATGAGCGCCAATTTGCTGGGTCTGGGGAATGCAGCCACACCGATGGGAATCAAGGCTATGCAAGAGTTGCAGACGCTCAATCCAGATAAGCAAACCGCCACACCAGCCATGTGTACGCTGCTCGCCCTGAATACGGCCAGTATTACGCTTATTCCTACGACGTTGATCGCGATACGGCTTAATTTTCATTCCGCACATCCGGCAGAAATCGTCGGTACGACACTGGTAGCGACCGCAATAGCCACCTTTGCCGCAATTGCGGCGGACCGTTGGTACCGTAGTCGAGAATTGCGCCGCCGTCCTCCAGCGATTCCGCCGTCCCAGACATCCTTGGCACCACTCATCTCATCAGCACCAACATCTGCTGCCTCTTCAACGACGCTGCCCGTATCTTCACCTGCCGTTCCGCGAACGGGAATCACGGCTGCCAAGGGCAGGGACACCACTTGGAAAGGATGA
- a CDS encoding D-alanyl-D-alanine carboxypeptidase family protein, producing MFKKKQHIHADHSHFLNKARAFVLPLVLLLIFSLPLTLLSPQPVRGAIKTEAAPPAIGTHAQAASLIDVTSGRIIYSTEGDRELRIASLTKIMTAIVAIEHGRLQDRVKVSPTAYAKEGSSLFLQMGEQMSLENMLYGLMLRSGNDAASAIAEHVGGTEEGFVHLMNDKAVQLGLSHTHFANPHGLDAEGHYSSANDMARLTAYALHNPTFARIVKTELKKAPNPNDSWDYSWHNKNKMLRLYEGADGVKTGFTKKAFRCLVSSATRDGRQLAAVTLNDGDDWNDHARMLDYGFRYYPLIPITDKQQPIDGYPLLTGTSFAYPLHDGEKTQLHKRLVLYKNSASADRADVSFGLRGRVEFLLEGKLIGSVPVYEKGSKLPAQSTVHPQQEAPTAQDPANNTQQQGWTSRWNEILKNLFGA from the coding sequence ATGTTTAAAAAAAAGCAACACATTCACGCGGACCACAGCCATTTCTTGAATAAGGCACGCGCATTTGTTTTGCCGCTGGTGCTTCTGCTTATTTTTTCATTGCCGCTTACGTTGCTGAGTCCACAGCCCGTTCGGGGAGCGATAAAAACAGAAGCAGCGCCGCCCGCAATAGGAACCCATGCACAGGCTGCTTCTTTAATTGATGTCACATCAGGAAGAATCATTTATTCTACCGAGGGTGACCGGGAGCTACGTATTGCCAGCCTGACCAAGATTATGACTGCAATCGTGGCCATTGAACATGGACGCTTGCAGGACCGGGTAAAGGTGAGTCCAACCGCGTATGCCAAAGAAGGGTCCTCGCTTTTTCTGCAAATGGGTGAACAAATGTCGCTGGAAAATATGCTGTACGGCTTAATGCTCCGTTCTGGTAATGATGCCGCTTCTGCCATTGCTGAGCATGTGGGGGGGACGGAAGAGGGATTTGTCCATTTGATGAATGACAAGGCGGTTCAGCTTGGGCTAAGCCATACACATTTTGCTAATCCTCACGGGCTGGATGCCGAGGGACATTATTCCTCAGCCAATGATATGGCCCGGCTAACTGCTTATGCGCTGCATAATCCAACTTTTGCCCGTATCGTAAAAACAGAACTGAAAAAAGCACCGAATCCCAACGATTCTTGGGACTACTCATGGCACAACAAAAACAAAATGCTGCGGCTGTATGAGGGAGCTGACGGTGTGAAAACAGGCTTTACCAAAAAAGCGTTTCGCTGTCTGGTCAGCTCTGCCACACGGGACGGTCGCCAGCTCGCTGCCGTTACCTTGAATGACGGGGACGATTGGAACGATCATGCACGTATGCTTGATTACGGATTCCGATATTATCCGCTCATCCCGATTACGGACAAGCAGCAACCTATCGATGGTTACCCACTATTAACAGGTACAAGCTTTGCCTATCCTTTACATGATGGTGAGAAGACCCAGTTGCACAAAAGACTGGTGTTGTATAAAAATTCTGCTTCTGCAGACAGAGCGGACGTATCTTTTGGCTTACGAGGGCGGGTCGAATTCCTATTGGAAGGTAAACTTATCGGTTCTGTTCCTGTGTATGAAAAAGGTAGTAAGCTGCCTGCTCAAAGTACCGTACATCCACAGCAAGAGGCTCCAACTGCACAAGATCCTGCGAACAATACTCAGCAACAAGGTTGGACGAGCAGATGGAACGAAATCCTAAAAAATTTGTTTGGAGCCTAG
- the ytfJ gene encoding GerW family sporulation protein, which yields MSDHPIQGLMQTAMENIKAMVDVNTIVGDAVETPDGSVILPISKVGFGFAAGGSDFNVDEEALHTSSASGNHSGKEVHPFGGGSGGGVSIHPIAFLVVGKQGAQIVPLDNQTHLIEKLIDSTPYLIDKVQSIFRNAGDNVQTPPPQVPVDINIDQSNSGPAYL from the coding sequence ATGTCAGATCACCCGATTCAAGGGCTCATGCAAACCGCAATGGAAAACATCAAAGCCATGGTAGACGTGAATACGATTGTGGGAGACGCGGTGGAAACACCCGATGGTTCCGTTATTTTGCCAATCAGTAAAGTAGGATTTGGTTTCGCTGCCGGGGGAAGTGATTTTAACGTAGACGAAGAGGCACTTCATACTTCCTCGGCTTCCGGTAATCATAGCGGGAAGGAAGTTCATCCTTTTGGTGGCGGTAGCGGTGGTGGTGTATCTATTCATCCCATTGCTTTTCTGGTTGTTGGCAAACAGGGGGCACAAATCGTTCCATTGGACAACCAAACGCATCTGATTGAGAAACTCATTGACTCCACCCCATACCTGATTGATAAGGTTCAGTCTATCTTCCGGAATGCAGGCGACAACGTGCAGACTCCACCCCCACAGGTACCTGTAGATATTAATATTGATCAAAGTAATTCTGGACCGGCTTACTTGTAA
- a CDS encoding DUF2953 domain-containing protein has product MWKWISIAIIVVILLVLAILLSRIRLKLDIAKHDNDDRAHLEIRFLYGMIKINYDVPAILITGLKKGLLYRLDRNKNIHKTDASVDSGNIDTEKIKQFIYDIRVLLKGTKSFNRWLRHTLAHVTMSKMEWSTNISLADAAYTATSTGILWGLKTTLIGFASSFVRMDCTPKLYVVPYWVDRLRFTTTLNCEANVSLGYLIFSMLILAYRIWRVPGGPEAWKRVFFKKNEDLQANNER; this is encoded by the coding sequence GTGTGGAAATGGATCAGTATCGCCATCATCGTCGTTATATTACTTGTGCTGGCTATTCTGCTCTCTCGTATTCGATTGAAGCTGGATATTGCCAAACATGACAATGATGATCGGGCGCATCTAGAGATCAGATTTCTATACGGGATGATTAAAATAAATTACGATGTTCCGGCCATTCTCATAACAGGTTTGAAAAAAGGGCTTCTCTATCGGCTTGATCGCAACAAAAACATACATAAAACGGATGCTTCCGTGGATAGCGGTAATATTGATACAGAAAAAATCAAGCAATTTATATATGATATACGGGTTTTGCTCAAGGGAACGAAATCCTTCAATCGATGGTTGCGACATACATTGGCACATGTGACGATGTCCAAAATGGAGTGGTCCACCAACATTAGTCTTGCTGACGCGGCTTATACAGCTACCTCAACCGGTATTTTGTGGGGATTAAAAACGACCTTGATCGGTTTTGCTTCCAGCTTTGTGCGCATGGATTGTACCCCTAAGCTGTATGTTGTACCGTATTGGGTGGATCGCTTGCGTTTTACCACCACTTTGAACTGTGAAGCAAACGTATCGCTCGGCTATTTAATTTTCTCCATGCTCATCTTAGCTTACCGCATATGGCGCGTTCCGGGTGGACCCGAGGCATGGAAGCGGGTTTTTTTCAAAAAAAATGAAGATCTTCAAGCTAACAATGAAAGATAA
- the scpB gene encoding SMC-Scp complex subunit ScpB — protein MDYLKLKSIIEGLLFLAGEEGLSTKQIADIVEQQQELVEQCLEDMKQDMEQGGRGLQLVRIAGHYQLATLSEHAPYFEKLAYSPARASLSQAALETLAIVAYRQPITRVEIEEIRGVKSERAIHTLVNKELIEEKGRAEAIGRPILYGTTKSFLDYFGLGSLADLPQPELFEDSDNLEEETQLLFERLESSQPAANDLDLESP, from the coding sequence ATGGATTATCTGAAGCTGAAATCAATTATTGAGGGACTGCTGTTTCTAGCAGGAGAGGAAGGGTTGTCCACCAAGCAGATCGCCGACATTGTAGAGCAGCAGCAAGAGCTGGTTGAACAGTGCCTGGAAGATATGAAGCAGGACATGGAGCAGGGAGGAAGAGGCCTGCAACTTGTCCGTATTGCCGGTCATTATCAGCTTGCAACTTTATCCGAACATGCACCTTACTTTGAAAAGCTCGCATACTCTCCGGCACGTGCCTCACTGTCTCAAGCTGCTTTGGAGACGCTGGCCATTGTGGCCTACCGCCAGCCCATTACAAGAGTTGAAATCGAAGAGATTCGGGGTGTCAAATCCGAGCGGGCCATACATACACTGGTCAACAAGGAGCTCATTGAAGAGAAAGGTCGAGCTGAAGCCATCGGACGGCCAATATTGTACGGAACGACGAAATCATTTTTAGATTATTTCGGTCTGGGCTCTTTGGCAGATCTACCACAACCGGAGTTGTTCGAAGATTCGGACAATTTGGAGGAAGAGACTCAATTATTGTTCGAGCGTCTGGAGAGCAGCCAGCCTGCAGCCAACGATCTGGATCTTGAATCCCCATAA
- a CDS encoding segregation and condensation protein A: protein MTVVNYKLETFEGPLDLLLHLIDKAEIDIQDIPISDITDQYMAFLHSMQELELDITSEFLVMAATLLSIKSKLLLPKPPVMEYDDLDFYEEEDYDPREELVRKLVEYRKYKGIARHLSEREWERSLIYGKEPEDLSAFLPTEPVNPVHGLHASDLVAAFQRALRKAERRTTVTRVHRDEISVKDRIRQVIGALEMVGNGGRLLFSKLMHEDMYRHEVVVTFLAILELMKMKQIFCYQEKLFDDIVMEWRGDLRVNGLSEAEINY, encoded by the coding sequence TTGACAGTCGTAAATTACAAGCTGGAAACATTCGAGGGTCCGCTGGATCTACTGTTGCATCTGATTGATAAAGCCGAGATCGACATTCAGGATATCCCGATTAGCGATATTACTGATCAGTATATGGCTTTTTTGCACAGTATGCAGGAGCTGGAACTGGACATTACGAGCGAGTTTCTGGTGATGGCGGCGACGCTCTTATCTATTAAGAGTAAATTGTTGCTTCCCAAGCCACCTGTGATGGAATATGACGATTTGGATTTTTATGAGGAAGAGGATTATGATCCACGTGAGGAACTGGTCCGCAAGCTGGTGGAGTATCGTAAATATAAAGGGATTGCTCGCCATCTAAGTGAACGTGAGTGGGAGCGGAGTCTAATTTATGGCAAGGAGCCAGAAGATCTAAGCGCATTCCTGCCTACTGAACCCGTAAATCCGGTGCATGGGCTGCATGCAAGCGATTTGGTCGCGGCCTTTCAGCGTGCTTTGCGCAAAGCAGAACGACGTACGACGGTAACTCGTGTTCATCGGGACGAAATTTCAGTCAAGGACCGTATCCGGCAAGTTATCGGAGCTTTAGAGATGGTGGGGAATGGAGGACGGCTGCTGTTCTCCAAGCTGATGCATGAGGATATGTATCGGCATGAAGTGGTTGTGACCTTTTTGGCTATCCTTGAACTGATGAAAATGAAACAAATTTTCTGTTATCAGGAGAAGCTTTTCGATGATATTGTAATGGAGTGGAGAGGGGATTTACGGGTTAATGGATTATCTGAAGCTGAAATCAATTATTGA
- the ribE gene encoding 6,7-dimethyl-8-ribityllumazine synthase, translated as MARFLEGNLVSNGLKYGIVVGRFNEFITSKLLSGAIDALQRHGAQEDEIDVAWVPGAFEISLIAQKMAASGKYDAVITLGTVIRGSTSHYDIVCNEVAKGVATSSLKTGVPVIFGVVTTENIEQAIERAGTKAGNKGWDSALAAIEMANLGKQF; from the coding sequence ATGGCACGTTTTCTAGAAGGTAATCTCGTATCGAACGGTTTAAAATATGGTATTGTGGTAGGCAGATTTAATGAGTTTATTACGAGCAAGCTGTTAAGCGGCGCAATTGACGCACTTCAACGACATGGTGCACAGGAAGATGAAATTGATGTAGCCTGGGTTCCGGGTGCATTTGAAATTTCACTGATTGCACAAAAAATGGCTGCAAGCGGCAAATATGATGCCGTAATTACGCTAGGTACGGTCATCCGTGGTTCTACTTCACATTATGATATCGTCTGCAATGAAGTGGCCAAGGGTGTGGCAACGAGCAGCCTGAAAACGGGAGTGCCCGTTATTTTTGGTGTAGTGACTACAGAAAACATTGAACAGGCTATTGAACGAGCAGGCACGAAGGCTGGTAATAAAGGTTGGGATTCTGCATTGGCTGCGATTGAAATGGCCAATCTCGGCAAGCAATTTTAA
- the ribB gene encoding 3,4-dihydroxy-2-butanone-4-phosphate synthase, with protein sequence MDRGSQTSAMANVIEHGELEHDEEIRLDSIEAALEDLKNGKVVIVVDDEQRENEGDFIALAEKASPEVINFMIIEGRGLVCVPITRQRAEALELHPMVEQNTDFHGTAFTVSVDHMETTTGISAAERSLTVRALADEAVTGSDFRKPGHMFPLIARDGGVLQRAGHTEAAVDLARLSGFKPAGVICEIIKEDGSMARLPDLAVVAKRHQLKLISIQHLVDYRRRLSL encoded by the coding sequence ATGGATAGAGGTAGCCAAACAAGTGCAATGGCAAACGTCATAGAGCATGGCGAGTTGGAACATGACGAAGAGATTCGTTTGGATTCCATTGAAGCAGCGTTGGAGGACTTAAAAAACGGTAAAGTCGTTATTGTAGTGGATGATGAACAGCGCGAAAATGAAGGCGATTTTATCGCTTTGGCTGAAAAAGCGTCGCCTGAGGTCATTAATTTCATGATTATAGAAGGTCGCGGGTTGGTCTGTGTGCCCATCACACGACAAAGAGCCGAGGCCTTGGAATTGCATCCTATGGTAGAGCAAAATACAGATTTCCACGGTACTGCCTTTACGGTATCGGTAGATCATATGGAGACAACAACGGGTATTTCAGCGGCCGAGCGCTCCTTGACTGTACGCGCCTTGGCAGACGAAGCAGTCACAGGCAGTGATTTCCGCAAGCCTGGTCACATGTTCCCGCTGATTGCTCGCGATGGTGGTGTCTTGCAGCGTGCTGGTCACACTGAAGCGGCTGTTGATCTGGCCCGACTCAGTGGCTTCAAGCCTGCTGGGGTCATTTGCGAAATTATAAAGGAAGATGGCTCAATGGCCCGCCTGCCTGATCTGGCAGTGGTCGCCAAGCGACATCAATTAAAGCTGATCAGTATTCAGCATTTGGTGGACTACCGTCGTCGTTTGTCATTGTAA
- the ribE gene encoding riboflavin synthase, whose translation MFTGLVEEVGRIQTISKSGEAMVLGISGSVVLGDLKIGDSVSVNGVCLTAIQIGTKDFKVDVMPETFRSSNLKELRSGSRVNLERAMAASGRFGGHIVQGHVDGTGTIRGVTSDQNAVVFEIEPKNQTLFKYILLKGSITIDGISLTVAQRTGDTFAVSIIPHTLSETALQAKREGDTVNIECDILGKYVEQLLNYRGAAEAEIVEEAPLSLDYLAKHGFA comes from the coding sequence ATGTTTACCGGATTGGTCGAGGAAGTGGGTCGCATTCAAACTATTTCCAAAAGCGGTGAAGCGATGGTGCTTGGGATTTCGGGTTCCGTGGTGTTGGGCGATTTGAAAATAGGAGACAGTGTCTCAGTGAATGGCGTTTGCCTGACGGCGATACAGATCGGTACGAAAGACTTTAAGGTTGATGTGATGCCGGAAACCTTTCGCAGCAGTAATCTGAAAGAGTTGAGATCAGGCAGCCGAGTCAACCTGGAGCGAGCGATGGCGGCGAGCGGAAGGTTCGGAGGACATATCGTGCAAGGACATGTGGACGGGACGGGAACGATTCGCGGGGTAACATCAGATCAGAATGCAGTTGTGTTCGAAATTGAGCCTAAAAATCAAACATTATTTAAATATATTCTTCTCAAAGGGTCAATCACAATTGATGGTATCAGCCTCACAGTCGCACAGCGTACGGGAGATACCTTTGCCGTATCCATTATTCCCCACACCTTATCCGAAACGGCCTTACAAGCCAAACGTGAGGGAGATACCGTCAATATCGAATGCGATATTTTGGGCAAATATGTAGAACAGCTTTTAAATTACAGAGGTGCAGCGGAGGCGGAGATAGTAGAAGAAGCTCCTCTCAGTTTGGACTATTTGGCGAAACACGGCTTTGCCTGA
- a CDS encoding IDEAL domain-containing protein: MIKLNTVEIIEIIKKQIPKVMNIQPVELKFTDDFGRASLAATEHKFTLTNQHYSAKVMDCVLETQVRPILMCEIIYFLKCEFIDGHVDVRLDYEASSEEGRGPVASAVITFDHATELGVEELADLIDLALHMNDKTWFEELSSQYVKTKAGASIR, translated from the coding sequence ATGATTAAGCTGAATACAGTTGAAATAATCGAAATTATAAAGAAGCAGATCCCTAAGGTTATGAACATCCAGCCAGTGGAGCTAAAGTTTACGGATGATTTTGGACGGGCATCGTTGGCAGCGACAGAACACAAATTCACGCTGACGAACCAGCATTATTCTGCCAAGGTGATGGATTGCGTGTTAGAAACACAGGTACGCCCCATTTTAATGTGCGAAATTATTTATTTTCTGAAATGCGAGTTTATTGACGGACATGTTGATGTGCGACTGGATTATGAAGCAAGTTCTGAGGAAGGACGGGGACCGGTTGCTTCAGCCGTAATTACCTTTGATCATGCAACAGAGTTGGGAGTCGAGGAACTGGCCGATCTGATTGACTTGGCGCTTCATATGAATGATAAAACCTGGTTTGAAGAACTCTCCAGCCAATATGTCAAAACCAAAGCAGGAGCTTCTATTAGATAA